The Pseudomonas protegens genome contains the following window.
AGGTCTTCACCTTCACGGGTACGCACAGCGACAGTCTGCATCTCGACCTCCCGATCTCCAATAACCAAGAGATAGGGAACCTTGAGCAAAGTATGCTCGCGGATTTTAAAGCCGATCTTTTCATTTCTCAAGTCGGACTTGGCACGAAATCCGCTTTGATTGAGTGTTTTTTCCACTTCGAGGGCAAAATCTGCCTGTTTATCAGTGATATTCATCACCACGGCCTGAGTCGGAGCCAACCACGCGGGGAATGCACCCTCGTAATGCTCGATCAGAATCCCGACAAACCGCTCAAAGGAACCGAGGATAGCCCGGTGCAACATCACCGGATGCTTGCGGCTATTGTCTTCGGAAACGTATTCAGCGCCCAAACGAATAGGCAGGTTGAAGTCAAGCTGCAAGGTGCCGCACTGCCAGACACGCCCCAGGCAATCCTTCAACGAAAATTCGATCTTCGGACCGTAGAACGCCCCCTCACCCGGCTGCAGATCGTACGGCAACCCGGCACTGTCCAAAGCGGCAGCCAAAGCATTTTCCGCGCGATCCCACAAATCATCGGAACCCACGCGCTTTTCAGGGCGAGTGGAAAGCTTCATCTCGATGTCTTTAAAGCCGAAGTCGGCATAGACATCCATGGTCAGCTTGATGAAAGCAGCAGACTCGGCCTGCATCTGATCTTCGGTACAGAATATGTGTGCATCGTCCTGAGTGAAGCCCCGCACGCGCATGATGCCGTGCAACGCACCTGACGGCTCGTTACGGTGGCAAGCTCCGAATTCGGCCAGGCGCATCGGCAGTTCGCGGTAGCTCTTGAGCCCCTGGTTGAACACCTGTACGTGGCACGGGCAGTTCATTGGCTTGATCGCGTAGTCGCGGCTTTCCGACTCGGTGGTGAACATGTTCTCGGAATAGTTGGCCCAGTGCCCGGACTTCTCCCAAAGACTGCGATCGACCACTTGTGGCGTCTTGATTTCCAGGTAACCGTTTTCGCGCTGCACCTTGCGCATGTACTGCTCAAGCACTTGGTACAGGGTCCAGCCATTGGGGTGCCAGAATACCATGCCCGGCGCTTCTTCCTGGGTATGGAACAGGCCCAGACGCTTGCCGATCTTGCGATGATCGCGCTTCTCGGCCTCTTCGATACGCTGGATATAGGCGGCGAGCTGCTTCTTATCCGCCCAGGCAGTACCGTAGACCCGCTGCAACTGCTCGTTCTTGGCATCACCACGCCAGTAGGCGCCCGAAAGCTTGGTCAGCTTGAAGGACTTCAGGAATCGCGTATTCGGCACGTGCGGACCGCGGCACATGTCGACATATTCTTCGTGATAGTAGAGGCCCATTGCCTGTTCATTTGGCATGTCCTCCACCAGGCGCAATTTGTAGTCTTCGCCGCGGGACTTGAACACTTCGATGACTTCAGCTCGCGGCGTAACCTTCTTGATCACGTCGTAGTCTTTCTCGATCAACTGCTGCATGCGCTGCTCGATGGCAGCCATGTCCTCAGGAGTGAAAGGCCGTTCGTAAGCGATGTCGTAATAGAAGCCTTCATCGATGACCGGGCCGATGACCATCTTGGCACTCGGATACAGCTGCTTGACGGCATGCCCCACCAAGTGAGCGCAAGAGTGGCGAATGATC
Protein-coding sequences here:
- the thrS gene encoding threonine--tRNA ligase, with amino-acid sequence MPTITLPDGSQRSFDHPVSVAEVAASIGAGLAKATLAGKVNGKLVDACDVIDGDATLQIITPKDEEGLEIIRHSCAHLVGHAVKQLYPSAKMVIGPVIDEGFYYDIAYERPFTPEDMAAIEQRMQQLIEKDYDVIKKVTPRAEVIEVFKSRGEDYKLRLVEDMPNEQAMGLYYHEEYVDMCRGPHVPNTRFLKSFKLTKLSGAYWRGDAKNEQLQRVYGTAWADKKQLAAYIQRIEEAEKRDHRKIGKRLGLFHTQEEAPGMVFWHPNGWTLYQVLEQYMRKVQRENGYLEIKTPQVVDRSLWEKSGHWANYSENMFTTESESRDYAIKPMNCPCHVQVFNQGLKSYRELPMRLAEFGACHRNEPSGALHGIMRVRGFTQDDAHIFCTEDQMQAESAAFIKLTMDVYADFGFKDIEMKLSTRPEKRVGSDDLWDRAENALAAALDSAGLPYDLQPGEGAFYGPKIEFSLKDCLGRVWQCGTLQLDFNLPIRLGAEYVSEDNSRKHPVMLHRAILGSFERFVGILIEHYEGAFPAWLAPTQAVVMNITDKQADFALEVEKTLNQSGFRAKSDLRNEKIGFKIREHTLLKVPYLLVIGDREVEMQTVAVRTREGEDLGSMPVDQFSAFLAQAVSRRGRQDSE